From a region of the Dickeya poaceiphila genome:
- a CDS encoding helix-turn-helix domain-containing protein produces MRFSTMSEGDIITELCRRIKDARIQQRLSQVDLAERAGLGIATIKRAEMGESITLSSLLAILRGLNRLHQLEGVLFDAEVENFNARLNGGQPRAPLRIRKKNTDTPAPAAASESMPKPVASALDWYVSAAENNLIWSWPDNEKKPS; encoded by the coding sequence ATGAGATTCAGTACCATGAGCGAAGGTGACATCATCACCGAGCTTTGTCGGCGAATAAAAGACGCACGTATTCAGCAGCGGTTATCCCAGGTAGATTTGGCCGAGCGCGCCGGGCTTGGCATCGCCACTATCAAGCGGGCGGAGATGGGCGAATCCATTACCCTGAGCAGCCTGCTGGCGATTCTGCGCGGGTTGAATCGTCTGCATCAACTGGAAGGCGTGTTGTTTGATGCTGAAGTCGAGAATTTCAATGCGCGGCTAAATGGCGGGCAACCGCGTGCGCCGTTACGCATTCGTAAGAAAAATACCGACACGCCAGCGCCTGCCGCTGCATCGGAATCGATGCCGAAACCGGTCGCCAGTGCGCTTGACTGGTATGTTTCTGCCGCAGAAAACAACCTGATCTGGTCCTGGCCGGACAACGAGAAAAAACCTTCCTGA
- a CDS encoding L-serine ammonia-lyase, whose protein sequence is MVSVFDIFKIGIGPSSSHTVGPMKAGNMFTDSLVNLSLISSVDAIIVDVYGSLALTGKGHHTDIAIIMGLAGNLPDSVDIDAIPAFIQQVQHTRRLPLLGGRYEVNFPLDSALRFQPENLPLHENGMTIRALDASQNVLYSKTYYSIGGGFVVNQEHFGQPISQEERAPWPFYSARQLLQHCHDNCLSLSAVVMKNEIAMHGRDALETYFASVWQTMQNAIHRGMNTEGVLPGPLRVPRRASALHRLLFTNGRFSNDPMDAMDWVNMFAMAVSEENAAGGRVVTAPTNGACGIIPAVLAYYDRFIQPVTPDTYLRYFLAAGAIGILFKMNASISGAEVGCQGEVGVACSMAAAGLAELLGANPEQVCIAAEIGMEHNLGLTCDPVAGQVQVPCIERNAIASVKAINAARMAIRRASEPRVSLDKVIETMYETGKDMNAKYRETSRGGLAIKVVQCE, encoded by the coding sequence ATGGTCAGCGTATTTGATATTTTCAAAATTGGTATCGGCCCTTCCAGTTCGCATACCGTTGGCCCGATGAAAGCTGGCAACATGTTCACCGACTCTCTGGTCAACCTGTCTCTGATTTCATCGGTTGATGCCATTATCGTTGATGTTTATGGTTCGCTGGCTCTGACCGGCAAGGGCCACCACACCGATATCGCCATTATTATGGGACTGGCCGGCAACCTGCCCGACAGCGTGGATATCGACGCTATTCCGGCGTTTATTCAACAAGTGCAACACACCCGTCGCCTGCCGTTGCTCGGTGGACGCTATGAGGTCAACTTCCCGCTGGACAGCGCGCTGCGTTTCCAGCCGGAAAACCTGCCGCTGCACGAAAACGGCATGACGATCCGCGCACTCGATGCCAGCCAGAACGTGCTGTACAGCAAAACCTACTACTCTATCGGCGGCGGTTTTGTCGTCAATCAGGAGCACTTCGGCCAGCCCATCTCGCAGGAAGAACGCGCTCCCTGGCCATTCTATTCCGCCCGACAGCTGTTGCAGCACTGTCACGATAACTGCCTGTCGCTCTCAGCCGTGGTGATGAAAAACGAGATCGCCATGCATGGCCGCGACGCACTGGAAACCTACTTCGCCAGCGTCTGGCAAACCATGCAAAACGCTATTCATCGCGGCATGAATACCGAGGGCGTGTTGCCCGGCCCACTGCGCGTGCCACGTCGTGCCTCGGCGCTACACCGCCTGTTGTTCACCAACGGACGTTTTTCCAACGACCCGATGGATGCTATGGACTGGGTCAATATGTTCGCCATGGCGGTATCGGAAGAAAATGCCGCGGGTGGCCGGGTGGTAACGGCACCGACCAACGGCGCCTGCGGCATTATTCCTGCCGTACTGGCCTATTATGACCGGTTTATCCAACCGGTAACGCCAGATACGTACCTGCGTTATTTTCTGGCCGCCGGTGCCATCGGCATTCTGTTCAAAATGAACGCCTCTATTTCCGGGGCGGAAGTGGGTTGTCAGGGTGAGGTCGGGGTTGCCTGCTCGATGGCCGCCGCCGGTTTGGCGGAATTGCTGGGAGCCAATCCGGAACAGGTGTGCATCGCCGCCGAAATCGGCATGGAACACAATCTTGGGCTAACCTGCGACCCGGTGGCCGGGCAGGTTCAGGTTCCCTGTATCGAGCGCAACGCCATTGCGTCCGTCAAGGCGATCAACGCTGCACGCATGGCCATTCGCCGCGCCAGCGAACCCCGCGTCTCACTGGATAAAGTGATCGAAACCATGTACGAAACCGGCAAGGACATGAATGCCAAATACCGCGAAACCTCCCGCGGCGGTCTGGCGATCAAGGTAGTGCAGTGCGAATAA
- a CDS encoding HAAAP family serine/threonine permease — protein MSTIQDSSQVLEHASGWRKSDTVWMLGLYGTAIGAGVLFLPINAGIGGLIPLIIMAIIAFPMTYFSHRALCRFVLSGKKGGEDITEVVEEHFGTGAGKLITLLYFFAIYPILLVYSVAITNTVDSFITHQLHLPSPPRAILSLILILGLMFIVRFGEAMIVKAMSVLVYPFVAVLMMLALYLVPHWNTGVFHNISLTNSTTGNGLLATLWLAIPVMVFSFNHSPIISSFAVAKRREYGDNAEKKCSRILACSHTMMVLTVMFFVFSCVLALSPSDLMEAKAQNISILSYLANHFNNPVMGYLAPVIATIAISKSFLGHYLGAGEGLNGMMVKMLRSRGKTIPTDKLNRITALFMLLTTWLVATLNPSILGMIETLGGPVIACLLFLMPMYAIRKVPAMRQYSGALSNVFVTLLGLIAITAIVYTLFE, from the coding sequence ATGAGCACAATTCAAGACAGCAGTCAGGTACTGGAGCACGCTTCAGGCTGGCGCAAAAGCGATACCGTCTGGATGCTGGGCCTGTATGGTACGGCAATTGGCGCAGGCGTGCTGTTTTTACCGATTAATGCCGGTATCGGCGGTCTGATTCCGTTGATTATCATGGCAATTATTGCTTTTCCAATGACCTATTTTTCTCACCGCGCATTATGCCGTTTTGTTTTATCCGGTAAAAAAGGCGGCGAAGATATTACCGAAGTGGTAGAAGAACATTTTGGTACTGGTGCAGGAAAATTAATCACCCTGCTCTATTTTTTCGCTATTTACCCGATTCTTCTGGTTTACAGTGTTGCTATAACCAACACTGTTGACAGTTTTATTACCCACCAGTTGCATTTACCCTCGCCACCGCGCGCGATTCTATCGTTGATATTGATTTTGGGGTTGATGTTTATTGTTCGTTTCGGCGAGGCCATGATTGTAAAAGCCATGAGCGTGCTGGTATATCCATTTGTGGCAGTATTAATGATGCTGGCATTGTATTTAGTTCCACATTGGAACACTGGCGTTTTCCATAATATTTCCCTAACCAACAGCACCACCGGCAACGGCTTGCTGGCAACGCTGTGGCTGGCGATTCCGGTGATGGTGTTTTCTTTCAACCACTCGCCGATTATTTCGTCTTTCGCGGTAGCTAAACGCCGTGAATACGGTGATAACGCCGAGAAAAAATGCTCCCGCATTCTGGCCTGCAGCCACACCATGATGGTGCTGACGGTCATGTTCTTCGTGTTCAGTTGCGTACTGGCGCTCTCTCCGTCTGATCTGATGGAAGCGAAAGCACAGAACATTTCGATTCTGTCTTATCTGGCTAACCACTTTAACAACCCGGTGATGGGCTATCTGGCGCCGGTCATCGCCACTATCGCCATCTCCAAGTCATTCCTGGGTCACTATCTGGGCGCAGGCGAAGGTCTGAACGGCATGATGGTGAAAATGCTGCGCAGCCGCGGCAAGACCATCCCGACCGACAAACTGAACCGCATCACTGCGCTGTTCATGCTGCTTACCACCTGGCTGGTCGCAACCCTTAACCCCAGCATTCTGGGCATGATTGAAACGCTGGGCGGCCCGGTGATCGCCTGTCTGCTGTTCCTGATGCCGATGTACGCTATCCGGAAAGTGCCGGCCATGCGCCAGTACAGCGGCGCGTTGAGCAATGTGTTCGTCACCCTGCTGGGCCTGATCGCCATCACCGCTATCGTCTACACCCTGTTCGAGTAA
- the purK gene encoding 5-(carboxyamino)imidazole ribonucleotide synthase, translated as MKPVCVLGNGQLGRMLRQAGEPLGIAVYPVGLDAEPESVPVQHSVITAEIERWPETALTRQLAQHSAFVNRDIFPRLADRYTQKQLLDELGLATAPWQLLASAQQWTEVFASLGELAIVKRRVGGYDGRGQWRIRPGEEHSLPAECYGDCIVEQGIAFSGEVSLVGARSTQGDCVFYPLTHNLHEDGILRTSVALPQPQAQLQQQAEQMLSSIMHRLGYVGVMAMECFVVGDRLLINELAPRVHNSGHWTQNGASISQFELHLRAILDLPLPPPVVASPAVMVNLIGTDVNIDWLTLPLVHLHWYEKEVRPGRKVGHLNLTHPDTARLHQTLQALTPLLPEVYHSGLAWAQQRLAE; from the coding sequence ATGAAACCGGTTTGCGTACTGGGTAACGGTCAATTAGGCCGTATGCTGCGTCAGGCCGGCGAACCGCTCGGCATCGCTGTTTATCCGGTTGGGCTGGATGCGGAGCCGGAATCGGTTCCGGTGCAGCACAGCGTCATCACAGCGGAAATCGAACGCTGGCCGGAAACGGCGTTGACCCGCCAGTTGGCGCAGCATTCTGCCTTCGTCAACCGTGATATCTTTCCACGTCTGGCTGATCGCTACACTCAAAAGCAGCTGCTGGATGAACTGGGTCTGGCTACCGCGCCCTGGCAGTTGCTGGCCTCGGCACAACAATGGACTGAAGTATTCGCCTCACTGGGCGAGCTGGCAATCGTTAAACGCCGCGTCGGCGGTTACGATGGTCGTGGCCAGTGGCGTATCCGCCCAGGCGAAGAGCACAGCCTGCCGGCTGAGTGTTACGGTGACTGCATTGTCGAACAGGGCATCGCTTTTTCCGGCGAAGTGTCGCTGGTTGGCGCACGCAGCACACAGGGTGACTGCGTATTCTATCCGCTGACTCACAACCTGCATGAAGATGGCATCCTGCGAACCAGTGTGGCGCTGCCGCAACCGCAAGCACAACTACAACAGCAGGCGGAGCAAATGCTGTCGTCAATCATGCATCGCCTGGGTTACGTGGGCGTCATGGCCATGGAGTGCTTTGTGGTGGGTGATCGCCTGCTCATCAACGAACTGGCGCCGCGCGTACACAACAGCGGCCACTGGACGCAAAACGGCGCGTCCATCAGCCAGTTCGAACTACATCTGCGTGCGATCCTCGATCTACCGCTGCCGCCTCCGGTGGTCGCCAGCCCTGCAGTGATGGTCAACCTGATCGGCACGGATGTGAACATCGACTGGCTGACGCTGCCGCTGGTGCATCTGCATTGGTATGAGAAAGAGGTGCGTCCGGGACGCAAGGTGGGACACCTGAATCTCACACATCCGGATACCGCACGTTTGCATCAGACGTTGCAGGCACTGACGCCGTTGCTGCCGGAAGTCTATCATTCCGGGCTGGCATGGGCACAACAACGGTTAGCAGAGTAA
- the purE gene encoding 5-(carboxyamino)imidazole ribonucleotide mutase, whose protein sequence is MSSNAAPAKIAIVMGSKSDWATMQFAAEILTTLNLPYHVEVVSAHRTPDKLFSFAEQADQNGFDVIIAGAGGAAHLPGMLAAKTLVPVLGVPVQSAALSGVDSLYSIVQMPRGIPVGTLAIGKAGAANAALLAAQILARHDSDLASRLAAWRQAQTDDVLNNPDPREQS, encoded by the coding sequence ATGTCATCCAACGCTGCCCCGGCGAAAATCGCTATTGTCATGGGTTCAAAGAGTGACTGGGCCACCATGCAGTTTGCTGCAGAGATCCTCACTACACTGAATCTGCCTTATCACGTTGAAGTGGTTTCCGCGCACCGCACGCCGGACAAACTGTTCAGCTTCGCCGAACAGGCGGACCAGAATGGCTTTGACGTCATTATCGCCGGTGCGGGCGGCGCCGCTCACCTGCCGGGTATGCTGGCGGCCAAAACGCTGGTGCCAGTGCTGGGCGTTCCGGTGCAGAGCGCGGCGTTAAGCGGCGTTGACAGCCTTTATTCTATCGTGCAGATGCCACGCGGCATTCCCGTCGGCACCTTAGCCATCGGCAAAGCGGGCGCCGCTAACGCCGCTCTGCTGGCCGCACAGATTCTGGCGCGCCACGATAGTGATCTGGCTTCGCGTCTGGCGGCCTGGCGTCAGGCACAGACCGACGACGTGCTGAATAATCCGGACCCGAGGGAACAGTCATGA
- the lpxH gene encoding UDP-2,3-diacylglucosamine diphosphatase: protein MTTLFISDLHLSEQEPAITAGFLRFLHEDAPGADALYILGDLFDAWIGDDDPAPLHAAVATALKTLADSGVPCYFAHGNRDFLLGRRFAHQSGLQLLATETVLDLYGRRTLLLHGDTLCTDDHAYQHFRRKVHNPFIQRLFLWLPLSFRLRIAARMRAASQQANQHKSMAIMDVNADEVIARLHHHQATLMIHGHTHRPAIHAIDEAGVCAERAVLGAWHQEGSMLAVTAGDIRLISFPL from the coding sequence ATGACCACGCTGTTTATTAGCGATCTGCATCTGAGCGAACAGGAACCGGCGATCACCGCCGGTTTTCTGCGTTTTCTGCATGAAGATGCGCCCGGCGCCGACGCGCTCTACATTCTCGGCGATCTGTTCGACGCCTGGATTGGCGACGACGACCCGGCCCCGCTGCACGCAGCCGTCGCAACGGCGCTCAAGACACTGGCCGATAGCGGCGTGCCTTGCTATTTCGCCCACGGCAACCGCGATTTTCTACTCGGTAGGCGTTTCGCCCACCAGAGCGGTCTGCAATTGCTCGCCACAGAAACGGTGCTTGACCTGTACGGTCGCCGCACACTGCTGTTGCACGGCGATACCCTGTGCACCGACGATCACGCCTATCAACACTTTCGTCGCAAAGTGCATAACCCGTTCATCCAGCGGCTTTTCCTGTGGTTGCCGTTGTCTTTTCGTCTGCGCATTGCCGCCCGTATGCGTGCCGCCAGCCAGCAGGCCAACCAGCACAAATCCATGGCTATTATGGATGTCAACGCGGATGAAGTGATTGCGCGTCTGCACCACCATCAGGCCACACTGATGATCCACGGCCACACTCACCGCCCGGCGATTCACGCGATTGACGAAGCTGGTGTATGCGCCGAACGTGCAGTGCTGGGCGCCTGGCATCAGGAAGGGTCTATGCTGGCAGTGACTGCGGGTGATATCCGCCTGATTTCATTTCCATTGTAA
- the ppiB gene encoding peptidylprolyl isomerase B produces the protein MITFHTNHGDIVINTFAEKAPVTVENFLNYCRSGFYNNTIFHRVINGFMIQGGGFEPGMSQKDTHAPIKNEANNGLANNRGTLAMARTNDPHSATAQFFINVVDNDFLNFKSETVNGWGYCVFAEVVEGMDVVDKIKAVSTGRSGMHQDVPKEDVIVTSVTVSE, from the coding sequence ATGATTACGTTTCATACTAACCACGGCGACATCGTCATCAATACCTTTGCGGAAAAAGCCCCGGTTACCGTGGAAAATTTCCTGAACTACTGCCGCAGCGGTTTTTACAATAACACGATTTTTCACCGTGTAATCAATGGTTTCATGATCCAGGGCGGTGGTTTTGAACCCGGAATGAGCCAGAAAGACACCCATGCGCCGATCAAAAACGAAGCGAACAATGGCCTGGCCAACAACCGTGGCACACTGGCGATGGCGCGTACCAATGACCCGCATTCAGCCACCGCCCAGTTCTTCATCAACGTGGTGGATAACGATTTCCTGAATTTCAAATCTGAAACCGTGAACGGCTGGGGTTACTGTGTATTCGCCGAAGTAGTGGAAGGCATGGACGTGGTCGATAAGATTAAGGCGGTGTCCACCGGTCGCAGCGGTATGCATCAGGATGTACCGAAAGAAGACGTGATCGTCACCAGCGTAACCGTTAGCGAGTAA
- a CDS encoding DoxX family protein, which produces MLDRINQLLDNPDCGKLVLRLSFSILVLFHGVHKLIAGVGPIQGMLAAHGLPGFIAYGVFIGEVIAPIMMILGILTRPAALAFAFTMIVAFLLAHPEAIFTLDKTGAWGIENVAVYFFAGITIALLGSGKYSVMSNPRLR; this is translated from the coding sequence ATGTTGGATCGGATTAATCAGCTTTTAGACAACCCGGATTGTGGCAAGCTGGTTTTGCGACTGTCATTCAGTATTTTGGTTCTGTTTCATGGCGTTCATAAGCTGATTGCCGGTGTTGGCCCTATTCAGGGAATGCTGGCGGCGCATGGTTTGCCGGGTTTTATCGCCTACGGCGTGTTTATTGGTGAGGTGATTGCACCTATCATGATGATTCTGGGCATCCTTACGCGTCCTGCCGCGCTGGCTTTTGCCTTTACCATGATCGTGGCGTTCTTGCTGGCGCATCCGGAAGCGATTTTCACCCTTGATAAAACCGGGGCATGGGGGATTGAGAACGTTGCAGTTTACTTCTTTGCCGGTATCACCATTGCGCTGCTGGGCAGCGGCAAATACTCCGTAATGAGCAATCCTCGCTTGCGCTAA